In Calonectris borealis chromosome 20, bCalBor7.hap1.2, whole genome shotgun sequence, a genomic segment contains:
- the LOC142091026 gene encoding myosin heavy chain, skeletal muscle, adult → MSSPDAEMAAFGEAAPYLRKSEKERIEAQNKPFDAKTSVFVVHPKESFVKGTIQSKESGKVTVKSEAGETLTVKEDQIFSMNPPKYDKIEDMAMMTHLHEPAVLYNLKERYAAWMIYTYSGLFCVTVNPYKWLPVYNPEVVLAYRGKKRQEAPPHIFSISDNAYQFMLTDRENQSILITGESGAGKTVNTKRVIQYFATIAASGEKKKEEQQSGKMQGTLEDQIISANPLLEAFGNAKTVRNDNSSRFGKFIRIHFGATGKLASADIETYLLEKSRVTFQLKAERSYHIFYQIMSNKKPELIDMLLITTNPFDFHYVSQGEVTVPSIDDQEELMATDSAIDILGFTADEKTAIYKLTGAVMHYGNLKFKQKQREEQAEPDGTEVADKAAYLMGLNSAELLKALCYPRVKVGNEYVTKGQTVEQVNNAVGALAKAVYEKMFLWMVVRINQQLDTKQPRQYFIGVLDIAGFEIFDFNSFEQLCINFTNEKLQQFFNHHMFVLEQEEYKKEGIEWEFIDFGMDLAACIELIEKPMGIFSILEEECMFPKATDTSFKNKLYDQHLGKSNNFQKPKPAKGKAEAHFSLVHYAGTVDYNISGWLEKNKDPLNETVIGLYQKSSVKTLALLFAAYGGEAEAGGGKKGGKKKGSSFQTVSALFRENLNKLMANLRSTHPHFVRCIIPNETKTPGAMEHELVLHQLRCNGVLEGIRICRKGFPSRVLYADFKQRYRVLNASAIPEGQFMDSKKASEKLLGSIDVDHTQYRFGHTKVFFKAGLLGLLEEMRDDKLAEIITRTQARCRGFLMRVEYQRMVERRESIFCIQYNVRAFMNVKHWPWMKLFFKIKPLLKSAESEKEMANMKEEFEKTKEELAKSEAKRKELEEKMVALLQEKNDLQLQVQAEADSLADAEERCDQLIKTKIQLEAKIKEVTERAEDEEEINAELTAKKRKLEDECSELKKDIDDLELTLAKVEKEKHATENKVKNLTEEMAALDENIAKLTKEKKALQEAHQQTLDDLQAEEDKVNTLTKAKTKLEQQVDDLEGSLEQEKKLRMDLERAKRKLEGDLKLAHDSIMDLENDKQQLDEKLKKKDFEISQIQSKIEDEQALGMQLQKKIKELQARIEELEEEIEAERTSRAKAEKHRADLSRELEEISERLEEAGGATAAQIEMNKKREAEFQKMRRDLEEATLQHEATAAALRKKHADSTAELGEQIDNLQRVKQKLEKEKSELKMEIDDLASNMESVSKAKANLEKMCRTLEDQLSEIKTKEEQNQRMINDLNTQRARLQTESGEFSRQVEEKDALISQLSRGKQGFTQQIEELKRHLEEEIKAKNALAHALQSARHDCDLLREQYEEEQEAKGELQRALSKANSEVAQWRTKYETDAIQRTEELEEAKKKLAQRLQDAEEHVEAVNAKCASLEKTKQRLQNEVEDLMIDVERSNAACAALDKKQKNFDKILAEWKQKYEETQAELEASQKESRSLSTELFKMKNAYEESLDHLETLKRENKNLQQEIADLTEQIAEGGKAIHELEKVKKQIEQEKTELQASLEEAEASLEHEEGKILRLQLELNQVKSEIDRKIAEKDEEIDQMKRNHLRIVESMQSTLDAEIRSRNEALRLKKKMEGDLNEMEIQLSHANRVAAEAQKNLRNTQAVLKDTQIHLDDALRTQEDLKEQVAMVERRANLLQAEVEELRAALEQTERSRKVAEQELLDATERVQLLHTQNTSLINTKKKLETDITQIQGEMEDMIQEARNAEDKAKKAITDAAMMAEELKKEQDTSAHLERMKKNLDQTVKDLQHRLDEAEQLALKGGKKQIQKLEARVRELEGEVDAEQKRSAEAVKGVRKYERRVKELTYQSEEDRKNILRLQDLVDKLQMKVKSYKRQAEEAEELSNVNLSKFRKIQHELEEAEERADIAESQVNKLRVKSREFHSKKIEEEE, encoded by the exons ATGTCCTCTCCAGATGCTGAGATGGCCGCCTTTGGGGAGGCAGCTCCTTATCTCCGAAagtcagaaaaggagagaatCGAGGCCCAAAACAAGCCTTTTGATGCCAAGACGTCAGTCTTTGTGGTGCATCCTAAGGAATCCTTTGTGAAAGGGACAATCCAGAGCAAAGAATCAGGGAAGGTCACTGTCAAGTCTGAAGCAGGAGAG ACCCTGACTGTGAAGGAAGATCAAATCTTCTCTATGAACCCTCCCAAGTACGATAAAATTGAGGACATGGCCATGATGACCCACCTCCACGAACCCGCTGTGCTGTACAACCTCAAAGAGCGTTATGCAGCCTGGATGATCTAC ACCTACTCGGGTCTCTTCTGTGTCACTGTCAACCCCTACAAGTGGCTGCCGGTGTACAACCCGGAGGTGGTGTTGGCCTACCGAGGCAAGAAGCGCCAGGAGGCCCCTCCACACATCTTCTCCATCTCTGACAATGCCTATCAGTTCATGCTAACTG ATCGCGAGAACCAGTCAATCCTGATCAC CGGAGAATCCGGTGCAGGGAAGACTGTGAACACAAAGCGTGTCATCCAGTACTTTGCAACAATTGCAGCGagtggggagaagaagaaggaggagcagCAGTCTGGCAAAATGCAG GGAACGCTTGAGGATCAAATCATCAGCGCTAACCCGCTGCTGGAGGCCTTTGGAAACGCCAAGACCGTGAGGAATGATAACTCCTCACGCTTT GGTAAATTCATCAGAATCCACTTTGGAGCCACAGGCAAACTGGCTTCTGCTGACATTGAAACCT ATCTGCTGGAGAAGTCGAGAGTCACTTTCCAGCTCAAGGCAGAAAGAAGCTACCACATATTTTATCAAATCATGTCCAACAAGAAGCCAGAGCTAATTG ACATGCTCCTCATTACCACCAATCCTTTTGATTTCCACTATGTGAGTCAAGGTGAGGTCACTGTTCCCAGTATTGATGACCAGGAGGAGCTCATGGCTACAGAT AGTGCCATTGACATCCTGGGCTTCACTGCTGATGAAAAGACTGCCATCTACAAGCTGACAGGGGCTGTCATGCACTACGGGAACTTGAAGTTCAAGCAGAAGCAAcgagaggagcaggcagagccagaTGGCACAGAAG TGGCTGACAAGGCTGCCTACCTGATGGGCCTGAACTCAGCTGAATTGCTCAAAGCCCTGTGTTATCCCCGAGTCAAGGTTGGGAATGAATATGTGACCAAAGGTCAAACTGTGGAACAG GTGAACAATGCAGTTGGTGCCCTGGCAAAAGCTGTCTATGAAAAGATGTTCTTGTGGATGGTTGTTCGCATCAACCAACAGCTGGATACCAAGCAACCCAGACAGTACTTCATTGGTGTCCTGGACATTGCTGGCTTTGAGATCTTTGAT TTCAACAGCTTTGAGCAGCTGTGCATCAACTTCACCAATGAGAAACTGCAACAGTTCTTCAACCACCACATGTtcgtgctggagcaggaggagtacAAGAAGGAAGGAATTGAATGGGAGTTCATTGACTTTGGGATGGACCTGGCTGCCTGCATTGAGCTCATTGAGAAG CCCATGGGCATCTTCTCCATCCTGGAAGAGGAGTGCATGTTCCCCAAGGCAACTGACACCTCTTTCAAGAACAAGCTCTACGACCAGCATCTGGGCAAGTCCAACAACTTCCAGAAGCCCAAGCCTGCCAAAGGCAAGGCTGAGGCCCACTTCTCTCTGGTGCACTATGCTGGTACGGTGGACTACAACATCTCTGGCTGGCTTGAGAAGAACAAGGACCCCTTGAACGAAACTGTCATTGGCTTGTACCAGAAATCATCCGTGAAGACACTGGCTTTACTCTTTGCCGCCTATGGTGGGGAAGCAG AGGCTGGTGGTGGCAAGAAGGGTGGCAAGAAGAAGGGTTCTTCTTTCCAGACTGTCTCAGCTCTTTTCCGG GAGAATTTAAACAAGCTGATGGCTAACCTGAGAAGCACTCACCCCCATTTTGTACGATGCATCatcccaaatgaaacaaaaacacctG GTGCCATGGAGCATGAGCTGGTGCTGCATCAGCTGCGGTGCAATGGCGTGCTGGAAGGGATCAGAATTTGCAGGAAAGGATTCCCCAGCAGAGTCCTGTATGCTGACTTCAAACAAAG atacAGAGTGCTTAATGCAAGTGCTATCCCAGAGGGACAGTTCATGGACAGCAAGAAGGCTTCAGAAAAGCTCCTTGGGTCCATTGATGTGGACCACACTCAATACAGATTTGGTCACACCAAG GTTTTCTTCAAAGCTGGACTGTTGGGACTCCTGGAGGAGATGAGAGATGACAAGCTGGCAGAAATCATCACTCGCACACAAGCCAGGTGCAGAGGCTTCCTGATGAGAGTGGAGTATCAGAGAATGGTGGAGAGGAG GGAATCCATCTTCTGTATCCAGTACAATGTTCGTGCATTCATGAATGTCAAGCACTGGCCCTGGATGAAGCTGTTCTTCAAGATCAAGCCCTTGCTGAAGAGTGCAGAATCAGAGAAAGAGATGGCTAACATGAAGGAAGAATTTGAGAAAACCAAGGAAGAGCTTGCAAAGTCTGAggcaaagaggaaggagctggaggagaaaatggtGGCCCTGTTGCAGGAGAAAAATGACCTGCAGCTCCAAGTACAGGCG GAAGCAGATAGCTTGGCTGATGCTGAGGAAAGGTGTGACCAGctcatcaaaaccaaaatccagctGGAAGCCAAAATTAAGGAGGTGACTGAAAGggctgaggatgaggaggaaatTAATGCTGAGCTGACAGCCAAGAAGAGAAAACTGGAGGATGAATgttcagagctgaagaaagatATTGATGACCTCGAGTTAACGTTGGCCaaagtggagaaggaaaagcatgcCACTGAAAACAAG GTGAAAAACCTCACAGAGGAGATGGCAGCCCTGGACGAGAACATTGCCAAGctgacaaaagagaagaaagccctCCAAGAGGCCCATCAGCAGACACTGGACGACCTGCAGGCAGAAGAGGACAAAGTCAATACACTGACCAAAGCTAAGAccaagctggagcagcaagtggaTGAT CTGGAAGGGTCCCTGGAGCAAGAGAAGAAACTGCGCATGGACCTTGAGAGAGCTAAGAGGAAACTCGAAGGAGACCTGAAGCTGGCCCATGACAGCATAATGGATTTGGAAAATGATAAGCAGCAGCTGGATGAGAAACTGAAGAA GAAAGACTTTGAAATCAGCCAGATCCAGAGCAAAATCGAGGATGAGCAAGCCCTGGGCATGCAATTACAGAAGAAGATCAAGGAGCTGCAG GCTCGTATTGAGGAACTGGAGGAGGAAATTGAGGCAGAACGAACTTCTCgggcaaaagcagagaagcatcGGGCTGACCTCTCGAGGGAGCTAGAGGAGATCAGCGAGCgcctggaagaagcaggagggGCTACCGCAGCTCAGATTGAGATGAACAAGAAGCGTGAGGCAGAATTTCAGAAGATGCGCCGTGACCTCGAAGAGGCCACTCTGCAGCATGAAGCCACGGCTGCCGCCCTGCGGAAGAAGCATGCGGACAGCACAGCTGAGCTTGGGGAGCAGATCGACAACCTGCAACGAGtgaagcagaagctggagaaggagaagagtgaGCTGAAGATGGAGATTGACGACTTGGCCAGTAACATGGAGTCTGTCTCTAAAGCCAAG GCAAATCTGGAGAAGATGTGCCGCACTCTGGAAGACCAGCTGAGTGAGATTAAAACAAAGGAGGAGCAGAATCAGCGCATGATCAATGACCTCAATACTCAAAGAGCTCGTCTGCAGACAGAATCAG GTGAATTTTCAcgccaggtggaggaaaaggatGCTCTGATTTCTCAGCTGTCTAGGGGCAAGCAAGGATTTACCCAACAGATTGAGGAACTCAAGAGACAtctagaggaagaaataaag GCCAAGAATGCCCTGGCCCACGCCTTGCAGTCTGCTCGCCATGACTGTGACTTGCTCCGGGAACAAtatgaggaggagcaggaagccaAAGGGGAGCTGCAGCGCGCCCTGTCCAAGGCCAACAGCGAAGTGGCCCAGTGGAGAACCAAATACGAGACAGATGCTATTCAGCGcacggaggagctggaggaggccaa GAAGAAGCTGGCACAGCGCCTGCAGGATGCAGAGGAACATGTCGAAGCTGTGAATGCCAAATGTGCCTCTctggaaaagacaaagcagaggctgcagaaTGAAGTGGAGGACCTGATGATTGACGTGGAGCGATCAAATGCCGCCTGCGCAGCTCTCGATAAAAAGCAGAAGAACTTTGACAAG ATCCTGGCAGAATGGAAGCAGAAGTATGAGGAAACACAGGCTGAGCTGGAAGCCTCCCAGAAGGAGTCTCGCTCTCTCAGCACGGAGCTCTTTAAGATGAAGAATGCCTATGAGGAGTCCTTGGACCACCTGGAAACGCTGAAGCGTGAGAACAAGAACTTGCAGC AGGAGATTGCTGACCTCACGGAGCAGATTGCCGAGGGAGGAAAGGCGATTCATGAGCTGGAGAAAGTCAAGAAGCAGATTGAGCAGGAGAAAACTGAACTCCAAGCCTCCCTGGAGGAAGCTGAG GCCTCCCTAGAACATGAAGAGGGGAAGATCCTGCGCCTCCAACTTGAGCTCAACCAGGTGAAGTCTGAGATTGACAGGAAGATAGCAGAGAAAGATGAGGAGATTGACCAGATGAAGAGAAACCACCTCAGAATTGTGGAGTCCATGCAGAGCACCCTGGATGCTGAGATCAGGAGCAGGAATGAAGCCCTGCGGCTGAAGAAGAAGATGGAGGGAGACCTGAATGAAATGGAGATCCAGCTGAGCCATGCCAACCGCGTGGCTGCAGAGGCACAAAAGAACCTGAGAAACACACAGGCAGTGCTCAAG GATACCCAGATACACTTGGACGATGCTCTCAGGACACAGGAGGACCTGAAGGAGCAGGTGGCCATGGTGGAGCGCAGAGCAAACCTACTGCAGGCTGAAGTTGAGGAGCTAcgggcagccctggagcagacGGAGCGGTCGAGGAAAGTGGCTGAGCAGGAGCTTCTGGATGCCACTGAACGTGTGCAGCTCCTCCACACCCAG AACACCAGCTTAATCAACACCAAGAAGAAGCTGGAAACGGACATTACCCAAATTCAGGGTGAAATGGAGGATATGATCCAGGAAGCCCGCAATGCTGAAGACAAGGCCAAGAAGGCCATCACGGAT GCAGCCATGATGGCagaagagctgaagaaggagcaggacacCAGCGCCCACCTGGAGAGGATGAAGAAGAACCTGGACCAGACGGTGAAGGACTTGCAGCACCGTCTGGATGAGGCTGAGCAGTTGGCACTGAAGGGAGGCAAGAAGCAAATCCAGAAGCTGGAGGCCAGA GTGCGGGAGCTGGAAGGGGAGGTTGATGCAGAGCAGAAGCGCAGCGCTGAAGCCGTGAAGGGTGTGCGCAAGTACGAGAGGAGAGTGAAGGAGCTGACCTACCAG TCTGAGGAAGACCGGAAGAATATTCTCAGGCTGCAGGATCTGGTGGACAAGCTGCAAATGAAGGTGAAATCCTACAAGAGACAAGCTGAGGAGGCT GAGGAGCTGTCCAATGTCAACCTCTCCAAGTTCCGCAAGATCCAGCACGAGCTGGAGGAAGCCGAGGAACGGGCTGACATTGCAGAGTCACAGGTCAACAAACTCCGAGTGAAGAGCCGGGAGTTTCACAGCAAGAAGATAGAAGAAGAAGAGTGA